Proteins from one Catenuloplanes atrovinosus genomic window:
- a CDS encoding substrate-binding domain-containing protein: MRKYLARSVAISAVALLALSSAACGSEREGENPSGGASGGTGGFAADSLIGVALPAKTSENWVLAVDLFTNGLKEAGFQADVQSAGASTTVADQQNQISSMITKGAKVIIIGATDAAQLSAQVDQAHDAGIKVIAYDRLIKGTANVDYYVAFDNFKVGQLQGQALLDGMKAKKPNGPYTIELFSGSSDDNNSGVFFDGAMSVLQPEIDKGNVVVGSGQTQVTQTATDGWKAENAQRRMDALLTSTYNGNKTLDGVLSPNDTLARAIITSVKGAGKPLPVVTGQDSEVESVKSIVAGEQYMTINKDTRNLVKASIDMVKALQSGGAPQVNDTTSYNNGVKVVPAYLLPPVVVTKANAAEAYANDPTLSALTK, translated from the coding sequence ATGCGTAAGTACCTCGCCAGGAGCGTGGCGATCAGCGCCGTCGCTCTGCTGGCCCTGTCCTCGGCCGCCTGTGGCTCCGAGCGTGAGGGCGAGAACCCGTCCGGCGGCGCCAGTGGCGGCACCGGCGGCTTCGCGGCCGACTCGCTGATCGGCGTGGCGCTGCCGGCGAAGACCTCGGAGAACTGGGTTCTCGCGGTCGACCTGTTCACCAACGGGCTGAAGGAGGCCGGCTTCCAGGCCGACGTCCAGTCCGCCGGTGCGTCCACCACCGTGGCCGACCAGCAGAACCAGATCTCGTCCATGATCACCAAGGGCGCGAAGGTCATCATCATCGGCGCCACCGACGCCGCGCAGCTCTCCGCGCAGGTCGACCAGGCGCACGACGCCGGTATCAAGGTCATCGCTTACGACCGCCTGATCAAGGGCACCGCGAACGTCGACTACTACGTCGCGTTCGACAACTTCAAGGTCGGCCAGCTCCAGGGCCAGGCGCTGCTGGACGGCATGAAGGCCAAGAAGCCGAACGGGCCGTACACCATCGAGCTGTTCTCCGGCTCCTCGGACGACAACAACTCCGGCGTCTTCTTCGACGGCGCCATGAGCGTCCTGCAGCCCGAGATCGACAAGGGCAACGTGGTCGTCGGCTCCGGCCAGACCCAGGTCACCCAGACCGCCACCGACGGCTGGAAGGCCGAGAACGCGCAGCGCCGCATGGACGCGCTGCTCACCTCGACCTACAACGGCAACAAGACGCTCGACGGCGTCCTCTCCCCGAACGACACCCTGGCCCGCGCCATCATCACCTCGGTCAAGGGCGCCGGCAAGCCGCTGCCCGTCGTGACCGGTCAGGACTCCGAGGTCGAGTCGGTCAAGTCGATCGTCGCCGGCGAGCAGTACATGACCATCAACAAGGACACCCGCAACCTGGTCAAGGCCTCGATCGACATGGTCAAGGCGCTGCAGTCCGGCGGGGCCCCGCAGGTCAACGACACCACGTCGTACAACAACGGCGTCAAGGTCGTCCCGGCCTACCTGCTGCCGCCGGTGGTCGTCACCAAGGCCAACGCGGCCGAGGCGTACGCCAACGACCCGACGCTGTCCGCGCTGACCAAGTAA
- a CDS encoding HIT family protein, translating to MDTLPPRELVGADERWRVAHAFDSALPGWLVLVPRRHVESIAELTDAEAAGLGVWQVRLSRALRAVTGCAKTYLVQFAEKEGFAHVHFHVVPRMPDVPEDRRGPRVFGYLGAPEDQRVSVQEQDVIATALRGQLTGPAGV from the coding sequence ATGGATACGCTCCCGCCGCGGGAACTCGTGGGGGCGGACGAGCGATGGCGGGTCGCCCACGCCTTCGACTCGGCGTTGCCGGGGTGGCTGGTCCTCGTTCCGCGCCGGCACGTGGAGTCGATCGCCGAGCTGACGGATGCGGAGGCGGCGGGCCTCGGGGTGTGGCAGGTACGGCTCTCGCGGGCGCTGCGCGCAGTGACGGGGTGCGCGAAGACGTACCTGGTGCAGTTCGCGGAGAAGGAGGGCTTCGCCCACGTGCACTTCCATGTGGTGCCGCGCATGCCGGACGTCCCGGAGGATCGTCGGGGGCCGCGCGTCTTCGGCTACCTGGGTGCGCCCGAGGACCAGCGTGTCTCCGTCCAGGAGCAGGACGTCATCGCCACGGCTCTGCGCGGTCAGCTCACCGGACCGGCCGGTGTGTGA
- a CDS encoding LLM class flavin-dependent oxidoreductase → MPIALSALELALTETGRTAADALDVAMRAVKHVDELGYRRVWFAEHHGSTLAASVVPPVLIAHAAARTSRIRVGAGGVLAPNHAPLTVAEQFATLATLHPDRIDLGIGRGPGTNDQQIIRALRRGADPTTDAQYQADVREVLSHVSGESGIRLTSGPAGVEIPRPAPWLLSSSPAGAELAAELGLPVAFAHHFRPDQTAAAAARYRERFRPSRWLDRPYVMVALESVVADTDEEAARLGMPMALTFAFIQTGRGDEVLPTPEDAAAIGLPDDVRAGVEAHTAAQARGSVDTVARRFAEVVAETGADELMLACSIYDPDARLRSYDLAMKAAALA, encoded by the coding sequence ATGCCGATCGCCCTGTCTGCCCTGGAACTCGCCCTCACCGAAACCGGCCGGACCGCCGCCGACGCGCTGGACGTGGCCATGCGCGCCGTGAAGCACGTGGACGAGCTCGGCTACCGCCGGGTCTGGTTCGCCGAGCACCACGGCTCGACGCTGGCCGCCAGCGTGGTCCCGCCGGTGCTGATCGCGCACGCCGCGGCCCGGACCTCCCGCATCCGGGTCGGCGCCGGCGGCGTGCTGGCCCCGAACCACGCGCCGCTGACCGTGGCCGAGCAGTTCGCCACGCTCGCCACCCTGCACCCGGACCGCATCGACCTGGGCATCGGCCGCGGGCCGGGCACGAACGACCAGCAGATCATCCGGGCGCTGCGCCGCGGCGCGGACCCGACCACCGACGCGCAGTACCAGGCGGACGTGCGCGAGGTGCTCTCGCACGTGTCCGGCGAGTCCGGAATCCGGCTGACCTCCGGGCCGGCCGGCGTCGAGATACCGCGGCCGGCGCCGTGGCTGCTGTCGTCCAGCCCGGCGGGCGCGGAGCTGGCCGCCGAGCTGGGCCTGCCGGTCGCCTTCGCCCACCACTTCCGGCCGGACCAGACGGCCGCGGCCGCGGCCCGCTACCGGGAGCGCTTCCGGCCGTCGCGCTGGCTCGACCGGCCGTACGTGATGGTGGCGCTGGAGTCGGTCGTCGCGGACACCGACGAGGAGGCGGCCCGGCTCGGCATGCCGATGGCCCTCACGTTCGCCTTCATCCAGACCGGCCGCGGCGACGAGGTCCTGCCCACCCCGGAGGACGCGGCCGCGATCGGCCTCCCCGACGACGTCCGCGCCGGTGTCGAGGCGCACACCGCGGCCCAGGCCCGCGGCAGCGTGGACACGGTGGCGCGACGTTTCGCCGAGGTGGTGGCGGAGACCGGCGCGGACGAACTCATGCTGGCCTGCTCCATCTACGACCCGGACGCCCGCCTGCGCAGCTACGACCTCGCCATGAAGGCCGCCGCCCTGGCCTGA
- a CDS encoding peptidoglycan recognition protein family protein codes for MRGWVLPALTAVALGAGGVGVAVAGQTDPAVQRVELAAARDGGTVTLPARTVRPFSLIGVTWPDAAQSISGTAQVRTRTRHAWSQWRALDVDQHYGPDGDRAEATGMRGGTDPLWVGPADGVELRIRALGRSPLPSGMRLELVNPAVASAVPTPPSVVTATPVVPVPAPLVGAPAMVDRAAWRADERINRGGVVYTGAPQVMFVHHTAGTNDYTCAQSAALIRAIHVYHVKSRKWGDIGYNFVVDKCGTVYEGRRGGAELHVMGAHTFGFNTNSLGVVVLGTYGAKGASAAAIRSLAHLAAWKLGPEAADPAAQAILESRADNRYQPGNQVIFARVSGHRDGVQTECPGNALYRQIPQVRRQAAALIAKALAQRA; via the coding sequence ATGCGCGGATGGGTGCTGCCCGCCCTCACCGCCGTGGCGCTCGGCGCCGGTGGCGTCGGGGTCGCGGTGGCCGGGCAGACCGACCCGGCGGTGCAGCGGGTGGAACTGGCCGCGGCGCGTGACGGCGGGACGGTGACGCTGCCGGCCCGTACCGTGCGGCCGTTCAGCCTGATCGGCGTGACCTGGCCGGACGCGGCGCAGTCGATCTCTGGTACGGCGCAGGTGCGCACCCGCACCCGGCATGCCTGGAGCCAGTGGCGCGCGCTCGACGTCGACCAGCACTACGGCCCGGACGGCGACCGGGCCGAGGCGACCGGCATGCGCGGCGGCACCGACCCGCTCTGGGTGGGCCCGGCCGACGGCGTGGAGCTGCGCATCCGCGCGCTCGGCCGGTCGCCGCTGCCGTCCGGGATGCGCCTGGAACTGGTCAACCCGGCCGTCGCGTCCGCGGTGCCCACCCCGCCGTCCGTGGTCACCGCCACGCCGGTGGTGCCGGTGCCGGCGCCGCTGGTCGGCGCGCCCGCCATGGTGGACCGCGCCGCCTGGCGGGCCGACGAGCGCATCAACCGCGGCGGCGTCGTCTACACCGGCGCGCCGCAGGTGATGTTCGTGCACCACACGGCCGGGACGAACGACTACACCTGCGCGCAGTCGGCCGCGCTGATCCGGGCCATCCACGTCTATCACGTCAAGAGCCGCAAGTGGGGCGACATCGGCTACAACTTCGTGGTCGACAAGTGCGGCACCGTCTACGAGGGACGGCGCGGCGGCGCGGAGCTGCACGTGATGGGCGCGCACACGTTCGGGTTCAACACCAACTCGCTCGGCGTGGTGGTGCTCGGCACGTACGGCGCGAAGGGCGCGTCCGCCGCCGCGATCCGCTCGCTGGCCCACCTCGCCGCCTGGAAGCTCGGCCCCGAGGCCGCCGACCCGGCCGCGCAGGCGATCCTGGAATCCCGGGCGGACAACCGCTACCAGCCCGGCAACCAGGTGATCTTCGCCCGCGTCTCCGGGCACCGCGACGGCGTCCAGACCGAGTGCCCCGGCAACGCGCTCTACCGGCAGATTCCCCAGGTACGCCGCCAGGCCGCCGCCCTGATCGCCAAGGCGCTGGCCCAGCGCGCCTGA
- a CDS encoding glycoside hydrolase family 43 protein yields the protein MATALVTAILLLVTGGSAVTAHAAPPADATFTNPVVWQDFADGDIIRVGDAYYYSASTMHYSPGAPVLRSYDLVNWEYAGHSVPRLDFDSGAYDLSGGRAYVKGIWASAFNYRPANSTYYWMGCTEFNRTYVYTSASAGTGWSKRARINKCYYDPGLLFDNDTPYVAYGNGTISVAQLSPDLTSEVRSQTVYQTPPSIGTLEGARMYKRGNFYYIWLTRPANGQYVLRSTSPWGPYEQRQVLLDLPGPIQGGGVPHQGGLVQTQNGDWWYMAFTDAYPGGRMPTLAPITWNGDWPVLTTVNGRWGTTYPKPAINTTRTVAPMTGSDDFTAATLGPQYEWNHNPDTGRYSVGNGLRLQTATVTGDLYNARNTLTRRIQGPSSTATIELDYTGMANGDRAGLAMLRDQSAWIGIRKDNGVTRVSMTNGLSMSTNGWTTTGTGSEQAGATVTGGRIWLRVNADIRPGAGRTATFSYSTNGTTFTTLGPAFTLNNDWRFFMGYRFGVFNYATTALGGAVTVRQWRVSAP from the coding sequence CGCCTACTACTACTCGGCCTCGACGATGCACTACTCGCCGGGCGCGCCCGTGCTGCGCTCGTACGACCTGGTCAACTGGGAGTACGCGGGACACTCGGTGCCCCGGCTGGACTTCGACTCCGGCGCCTACGACCTGTCCGGCGGGCGCGCCTACGTCAAGGGCATCTGGGCGTCCGCGTTCAACTACCGGCCGGCGAACAGCACCTACTACTGGATGGGGTGCACCGAGTTCAACCGCACCTACGTCTACACGTCCGCGTCGGCGGGCACCGGCTGGTCGAAGCGGGCGCGGATCAACAAGTGCTACTACGACCCCGGCCTGCTGTTCGACAACGACACCCCGTACGTCGCCTACGGCAACGGCACGATCAGCGTGGCGCAGTTGTCGCCCGACCTGACCTCCGAGGTCCGGTCGCAGACGGTCTACCAGACCCCGCCGTCCATCGGCACCCTCGAGGGCGCGCGGATGTACAAGCGCGGCAACTTCTACTACATCTGGCTCACCCGGCCCGCCAACGGCCAGTACGTGCTGCGCTCGACCAGCCCGTGGGGCCCGTACGAGCAACGGCAGGTGCTGCTCGACCTGCCCGGGCCGATCCAGGGCGGCGGCGTACCGCATCAGGGTGGCCTCGTGCAGACGCAGAACGGCGACTGGTGGTACATGGCGTTCACCGACGCCTACCCCGGCGGCCGCATGCCGACGCTCGCGCCGATCACCTGGAACGGCGACTGGCCGGTCCTGACCACCGTCAACGGCCGCTGGGGCACCACCTACCCGAAGCCCGCGATCAACACGACCCGGACCGTGGCGCCGATGACCGGCTCGGACGACTTCACCGCCGCCACGCTCGGCCCGCAGTACGAGTGGAACCACAACCCGGACACCGGCCGGTACAGCGTCGGCAACGGCCTGCGACTACAGACCGCGACCGTGACCGGCGACCTCTACAACGCCCGGAACACGCTCACCCGGCGCATCCAGGGGCCGTCCTCCACCGCCACGATCGAGCTGGACTACACCGGCATGGCCAACGGCGACCGCGCCGGGCTGGCCATGCTGCGCGACCAGTCCGCCTGGATCGGCATCCGCAAGGACAACGGCGTCACCCGGGTCTCGATGACCAACGGGCTGAGCATGTCCACCAACGGCTGGACCACCACCGGCACCGGCAGCGAGCAGGCCGGCGCGACGGTCACCGGCGGCCGGATCTGGCTGCGGGTCAACGCCGACATCCGCCCCGGCGCGGGCCGCACGGCCACCTTCTCGTACAGCACGAACGGCACCACGTTCACCACGCTCGGGCCCGCGTTCACGCTCAACAACGACTGGCGGTTCTTCATGGGCTACCGGTTCGGCGTGTTCAACTACGCCACCACCGCGCTCGGCGGCGCCGTCACCGTCCGCCAGTGGCGGGTGAGCGCGCCCTAG